From one Leptospira stimsonii genomic stretch:
- a CDS encoding HAMP domain-containing sensor histidine kinase, translating into MRRSLFSKLLLSNWLLLLVLLVVAGAVLFVEKFVHPDFKILLFSFYVLFAMFGTFYMSYSIAKSVSEPLDRIEKKTGDINAGDFGSELGLPDIRELADLASSINLMSTRLKNQFVDLTIEKEKFDSVLQNLKEGVFAIDPDNASILFQNKSVPGSLIEPNSRSRKVADATRDHRLLEFVTAHLKGSGDSKMEIDLGQNFYAIKMYPLRTNGKILMFIGVIRNITEEKQSHIIREQFVQNASHELKTPITSIKGYTETLLDRLKLSPESHEKRFLDAISRNTDRMVRIVEDMLTITRIENQTKISGDEEFSLKSLVENLSYTVEGVISSKNQKFVVEMNGPLMIYADWVLLEHMLLNLISNASSYSPDGKTITLKILPIKPDQVQFQVIDQGIGIQDEDKSRIFERFFRVDKNRSRKEGGTGLGLSIVKHIVRLHHGSVKVFDNPEGGTIFSVTIPIRYQPEVS; encoded by the coding sequence ATGAGGCGTAGCTTATTTTCAAAACTTCTTCTTAGCAACTGGTTGCTCCTGCTCGTTTTGCTTGTTGTAGCGGGCGCCGTCCTCTTTGTAGAAAAATTCGTTCATCCCGATTTTAAAATTCTTCTTTTTTCATTTTACGTTCTCTTTGCGATGTTCGGAACGTTTTATATGTCCTACTCGATCGCGAAGAGCGTTTCCGAACCTCTGGATCGAATCGAAAAAAAAACGGGAGATATCAACGCCGGAGATTTCGGTTCGGAGCTGGGACTTCCCGACATTCGCGAACTTGCCGACCTAGCTTCTTCGATCAACCTGATGTCGACCAGACTCAAAAATCAATTCGTGGATCTTACGATTGAAAAAGAGAAATTCGATTCCGTTTTGCAAAACTTAAAGGAAGGCGTTTTTGCGATCGATCCAGACAACGCTTCCATTCTTTTTCAAAACAAAAGTGTTCCCGGTTCTTTGATAGAGCCGAATTCTCGATCCAGAAAAGTCGCCGATGCAACGAGAGATCACAGACTTTTGGAATTTGTTACGGCTCATTTGAAAGGATCGGGCGATTCTAAAATGGAAATCGATCTCGGTCAAAACTTCTACGCGATCAAGATGTATCCCTTGAGAACCAACGGAAAAATTCTGATGTTTATCGGCGTTATCCGAAACATCACTGAGGAAAAACAATCCCATATCATCCGTGAACAGTTTGTTCAGAATGCGTCTCACGAACTCAAAACTCCGATTACGTCTATCAAAGGTTATACGGAAACGTTACTCGATCGTCTCAAATTGTCTCCGGAAAGTCACGAAAAAAGATTCCTCGACGCGATCTCGAGAAACACCGACCGAATGGTCCGTATCGTCGAAGATATGCTCACGATAACAAGAATCGAGAATCAGACAAAAATATCCGGAGATGAAGAATTCTCCCTTAAGTCCTTGGTGGAGAATTTAAGTTACACCGTGGAAGGTGTCATCTCTTCAAAGAACCAAAAATTCGTGGTCGAGATGAACGGACCTCTGATGATATACGCGGATTGGGTCCTTTTGGAACATATGCTTCTAAACCTCATTTCAAACGCGTCCTCCTATTCCCCGGACGGAAAAACGATTACGCTCAAAATTCTTCCGATCAAACCGGATCAGGTTCAGTTTCAAGTCATCGACCAAGGAATCGGTATTCAAGACGAAGACAAAAGCCGGATCTTTGAACGATTCTTTCGTGTGGATAAAAACCGGTCCCGAAAGGAAGGTGGTACCGGTCTCGGTCTTTCCATAGTAAAACATATCGTTCGCCTTCATCACGGTTCCGTGAAAGTTTTCGACAATCCCGAAGGTGGAACCATTTTTTCCGTTACCATTCCGATCCGGTATCAACCCGAAGTTTCCTGA
- the argJ gene encoding bifunctional glutamate N-acetyltransferase/amino-acid acetyltransferase ArgJ has product MPKGFSSFGINIGIKDNTKDFGVIYSEVPCKATAVFTKNNFPGAPVIVGKEHIQSGFLQSIVINSKNSNVATGEKGIQNSRDICNTIGQSLGISEKLVLPSSTGVIGVPLKMEVILPACKKAKELLKPGNLEEVAEAIMTTDTRKKISYRKIKTKSGEGVIYGIAKGAGMIEPNMATMLCYILSDVSLPENTNLYSILKSSVDQSFNCLTIDSDTSTSDTVALLCNGLAGEASVDDFSSALVEICTDLTKLIAIDGEGATKLIELTITGAKNEIQARKIGKSILNSPLVKTAIYGGDPNWGRLVMAVGKVFDEPISFEGLEIYFGSLPVKEANPETLKKLSEYLKNNTEISLNVVLNVGATSRKFWGCDLTEKYIEENAYYTT; this is encoded by the coding sequence ATGCCGAAAGGTTTTTCATCCTTTGGGATAAATATCGGAATCAAAGACAATACGAAAGACTTCGGAGTAATTTATTCCGAAGTGCCTTGCAAGGCCACCGCCGTTTTTACGAAGAATAATTTTCCTGGCGCTCCCGTCATCGTCGGCAAGGAACATATCCAATCGGGTTTTCTTCAGTCCATTGTGATCAATTCTAAGAACTCGAACGTTGCAACGGGCGAAAAAGGAATTCAAAATTCTAGGGACATTTGCAACACAATCGGTCAATCTCTCGGCATTTCAGAAAAGTTGGTCCTTCCTTCTTCCACAGGCGTCATCGGCGTTCCCCTTAAAATGGAAGTGATTCTTCCCGCTTGTAAAAAGGCAAAGGAACTTTTGAAGCCGGGAAATCTGGAAGAAGTCGCAGAAGCGATTATGACCACGGACACTCGAAAAAAGATTTCTTACCGAAAAATTAAAACGAAGTCCGGAGAAGGTGTGATCTACGGAATCGCAAAAGGAGCCGGAATGATCGAACCGAATATGGCGACGATGCTTTGTTATATTCTTTCGGACGTCTCCCTTCCGGAAAACACGAACCTCTACTCGATATTGAAATCTTCGGTCGATCAAAGTTTCAATTGTTTAACGATCGATTCCGATACTTCCACTTCCGATACGGTGGCTTTGCTTTGTAACGGATTAGCGGGAGAAGCTTCGGTTGACGATTTTTCCAGTGCTCTTGTGGAAATATGTACGGATCTTACAAAACTCATCGCAATCGACGGAGAAGGCGCAACCAAGTTGATCGAACTAACGATTACCGGCGCGAAAAACGAAATCCAAGCGAGAAAGATCGGAAAATCCATCCTCAATTCTCCTTTAGTAAAAACTGCGATTTACGGCGGAGATCCGAATTGGGGCCGTTTGGTAATGGCAGTCGGTAAGGTTTTTGACGAACCGATCTCTTTCGAAGGTTTGGAAATTTATTTCGGCTCGCTACCGGTAAAGGAAGCGAATCCCGAAACCTTGAAAAAGCTTTCCGAATATTTAAAAAATAATACTGAAATTTCCTTAAATGTAGTATTGAATGTTGGGGCTACTTCCAGGAAATTCTGGGGTTGCGATCTTACTGAAAAATACATCGAAGAGAATGCTTACTATACTACCTGA